Part of the Pseudomonas abietaniphila genome is shown below.
ACAGGTTTGCCAGCCTCCCGGCACGCCTTCTCTCTTCGCATCTGCCCATAAAAAACGCATGCCCCAGGCGTGCACGAATACGAGGTGGAAGCAGCCATGGCCTTTCTTCAGCTCCAGGCACTCTGTAAACGCTACGGCCCCGTCGATGCGGTGGTTGCCACTGATCTGTCGGTGGAAAAAGGCGAGTTCGTTTCCCTGCTCGGCCCGTCGGGCTGCGGCAAGACCACCACACTGCAAATGATCGCCGGCTTCGTGGACGTCAGCGCCGGACGCATCCTGCTCGACGGTCGCGACATCACCCACGCAAAGCCGGCGAGTCGCGGTCTGGGCGTGGTCTTCCAGTCCTATGCGCTGTTCCCGCACATGACCGTGCGTGACAACGTCGCCTTCGGCCTGAAAATGCGCAAGGTGGCCGCCGCCGATGTACAACGCCGCGTGTCGCGGGTGCTGGAACTGGTGCGCCTGGATCAACACGCCGAACGCTACCCCCGTGAACTGTCCGGCGGACAGCGTCAGCGTGTGGCGCTGGCACGGGCGTTGGTGATCGAGCCCCCGGTTCTGTTGCTCGACGAGCCGCTGTCCAACCTCGACGCCAACCTGCGCGAAGAAATGCAATTCGAAATCCGGCGCATTCAGCGCGAGGTCGGCATCACCACCCTGATGGTGACCCACGACCAGGCCGAAGCGCTGTCGATCAGCGACCGCGTGGTGGTCATGCAGGCCGGCCGCATCACCCAGATCGACGAACCTTACAAACTGTATGAACACCCCCGCACACGCTTTATTTCCGGGTTTGTCGGCAAGGCCAACCTGCTGCACGGCGACCGGGATCACAGCGGCACGGCCCAAGTGCGCCAGCAACAAGGCGAAGGCGAACTGACTCTCAGCCTGCGCCCGGAAAAAATCGATCTGGTGGACGCCGGCGCAGGTCGCCTTCAGGGCCGGATCGTCACGCGCTATTTCCTGGGCAGTCAGTGGTTGTACCGCGTCGAAACGTCCATCGGCGAACTGACCGTCGTGCGTCGCAACAATGGCGACGCGCCGCTCAACGAAGGCACTGCCGTCGGCCTCGACTGGCCCGCCGAATTGCTGCGTGTGCTGGCTGCCGATGAGGTGTCGGCATGAGTGGAGCAAGCGTGCTGCGCGACACCGGTCGCGGCTACCTGTTGTCGGCGCCCGCGCTGGCGCTGTTCGTCGGCCTGCTGGTGTTGCCGTTGCTGCTGACCCTGGTGCTGTCGTTCAACGTGTTCGATTACGAAGTCGGGGTCAAAGGCGATGCCTGGACCTTTGCGCAGTACCTGAACCTGATCACCGACTCCTACTTCTATGAAATCTTCTTTCGCACCTTTTGGATCAGTGCGCTGGTGACACTGCTGTGCGTGGTGATTGGTGTTCCGGAGGCGTACATCCTCAGCCGTATGGGCACACCGTGGCGCTCGATCTTCCTGATTCTGATCCTCACCCCGTTGCTCATTTCGGTGGTGGTCCGCGCATTTGGCTGGAGCTTGTTGCTGGGGGCCGACGGGTTGGTCAACCAGGCGATTCAGGCGCTGGGCGGTCGCCCGATCAAGATGCTCTATACCCCGTTCGCGGTGATCCTGGCACTGGTCCACGTGATGCTGCCGTTCATGATCATTCCCGTGTGGACCTCACTGCAGAAGCTCGACGCCTCGGCCGAGCAGGCCGCGCTGTCGCTGGGCGCTACGCAAGCCAAGGTCATGCGCCTGGTGGTGTTGCCGCAGGTCATGCCCGGCGTGTTGTCCGGCACGTTGATCGTGTTCGGCCTGTCGGCCAGTTCCTTCGCGATTCCGGGCCTGCTCGGCGGACGTCGCCTGAAAATGGTCGCGACCGTCGTCTACGACCAGTACCTCTCGGAACTCAACTGGCCCATGGGCGCCGCCATTGCCGTGGCGCTGTTGTTGATCAACCTGCTGGTCATGCTGTCGTGGAACCGGTTGGTCGAAGGTCGCTATAAAAAATCCCTGGGGGAATGATTGATGTCCAAGAACGGTCCTCTGGCCCTGTCTTTTCACGCCCTGGTCGTGGTGTTCATGCTGGCGCCGCTGGTGATGGTCTG
Proteins encoded:
- a CDS encoding ABC transporter ATP-binding protein gives rise to the protein MAFLQLQALCKRYGPVDAVVATDLSVEKGEFVSLLGPSGCGKTTTLQMIAGFVDVSAGRILLDGRDITHAKPASRGLGVVFQSYALFPHMTVRDNVAFGLKMRKVAAADVQRRVSRVLELVRLDQHAERYPRELSGGQRQRVALARALVIEPPVLLLDEPLSNLDANLREEMQFEIRRIQREVGITTLMVTHDQAEALSISDRVVVMQAGRITQIDEPYKLYEHPRTRFISGFVGKANLLHGDRDHSGTAQVRQQQGEGELTLSLRPEKIDLVDAGAGRLQGRIVTRYFLGSQWLYRVETSIGELTVVRRNNGDAPLNEGTAVGLDWPAELLRVLAADEVSA
- a CDS encoding ABC transporter permease, which gives rise to MSGASVLRDTGRGYLLSAPALALFVGLLVLPLLLTLVLSFNVFDYEVGVKGDAWTFAQYLNLITDSYFYEIFFRTFWISALVTLLCVVIGVPEAYILSRMGTPWRSIFLILILTPLLISVVVRAFGWSLLLGADGLVNQAIQALGGRPIKMLYTPFAVILALVHVMLPFMIIPVWTSLQKLDASAEQAALSLGATQAKVMRLVVLPQVMPGVLSGTLIVFGLSASSFAIPGLLGGRRLKMVATVVYDQYLSELNWPMGAAIAVALLLINLLVMLSWNRLVEGRYKKSLGE